One window of Falsibacillus pallidus genomic DNA carries:
- a CDS encoding YpdA family putative bacillithiol disulfide reductase, with protein sequence MNFEDCIIIGGGPCGLSAAIELQNIGKNPLVIEKGNIVNAIYNYPTHQTFFSSSEKLEIGDVAFITEERKPKRNQALTYYREVAKRKELRINRFEQVLLVDKQSDGTFIVKTNKDQYRTSYVVVATGYYDHPNMMNIPGENLEKVFHYFKEPHPFFDTDVVVIGGKNSAVDAALELNKAGARVTSLYRGSEYSKSVKPWILPEFDALARNEQIKMEFNAEIIEIKPHSVIYSVDGIRREIKNDFVFAMTGYHPDHSFISAMGVHINKESGRPDYDEATMETNVKGIFIAGVLAAGNNANEIFIENGRFHGRSIAETIMDREK encoded by the coding sequence ATGAATTTTGAAGACTGCATCATCATTGGTGGAGGACCCTGCGGATTATCTGCAGCAATTGAACTGCAGAATATCGGGAAGAATCCATTAGTGATTGAAAAAGGGAATATTGTAAATGCGATATATAACTACCCAACTCATCAAACCTTCTTCAGTTCCAGTGAGAAGCTTGAAATTGGCGATGTAGCTTTTATTACAGAAGAGCGGAAGCCAAAACGGAATCAGGCGCTTACTTATTACAGGGAAGTAGCGAAGAGGAAGGAATTAAGAATCAATCGCTTTGAGCAGGTTCTGCTTGTTGATAAGCAATCAGACGGGACGTTCATTGTCAAAACAAACAAAGATCAATATCGGACATCATACGTAGTGGTGGCAACAGGATATTATGACCATCCAAACATGATGAATATTCCTGGGGAAAATCTCGAAAAGGTTTTTCACTACTTTAAAGAACCTCATCCTTTCTTTGACACAGATGTGGTTGTCATCGGCGGAAAAAACTCTGCAGTGGACGCAGCACTGGAACTAAATAAGGCAGGAGCCAGGGTTACGTCTTTATATAGGGGAAGCGAATATTCTAAAAGTGTCAAGCCGTGGATCTTGCCTGAATTTGATGCATTGGCGAGGAACGAACAAATCAAAATGGAATTCAATGCTGAAATCATTGAAATAAAACCTCATTCAGTGATTTATTCTGTGGATGGAATAAGAAGAGAAATAAAGAATGACTTTGTGTTCGCAATGACCGGGTATCATCCTGATCACAGCTTTATCTCAGCTATGGGTGTCCATATCAATAAGGAATCAGGACGTCCGGATTATGATGAGGCAACAATGGAAACGAATGTTAAAGGGATTTTCATTGCGGGAGTATTGGCTGCCGGAAATAATGCGAACGAAATCTTCATTGAAAATGGACGTTTCCATGGCAGGAGCATTGCAGAAACAATCATGGATAGAGAAAAATAA
- a CDS encoding asparaginase, which translates to MKKKILVIHTGGTISMMEDPTGSVIPGSENPLVAQTSQLESMAELYVIEPFHLPSPHVTPREMMELKLIIENEYSSHGVEGVVITHGTDTLEETAYFLDLTVKAPIPIVVTGAMRSSNEIGADGLYNLMSSIRVASSEDAIDKGVLVVLNDEIHTAKNVTKTHTSNVSTFQSPQYGPIGIVTKRGVVFHHSPTYKECYNINGISNKVSLIKAYAGLDSSLFHAIKELDYDGVVVEALGQGNLPPASVEGIKALIEKNIPVVLVSRCFNGIAQDIYGYEGGGKDLRDHGVIFSNGLNGQKARLKLLIALSHTKDIEEIRDIFTH; encoded by the coding sequence ATGAAGAAAAAAATACTTGTCATACACACCGGCGGGACAATTTCCATGATGGAAGACCCCACAGGTTCAGTCATTCCAGGTTCCGAGAATCCTCTTGTAGCCCAAACAAGCCAATTGGAGAGCATGGCTGAGCTTTATGTTATTGAGCCATTCCATCTTCCATCTCCGCATGTTACACCAAGAGAGATGATGGAACTAAAACTGATAATAGAAAATGAGTATTCTTCACACGGTGTTGAGGGAGTGGTGATTACCCACGGTACCGACACACTCGAAGAAACAGCTTACTTTTTAGACCTTACTGTTAAAGCTCCCATTCCAATTGTCGTTACAGGAGCAATGAGATCGAGCAATGAAATCGGAGCAGACGGTTTATATAACTTAATGTCATCCATCAGGGTTGCATCTAGTGAAGATGCAATCGATAAAGGTGTACTTGTTGTGTTGAATGATGAAATTCACACCGCTAAAAATGTAACGAAGACACATACAAGCAACGTTTCCACTTTTCAAAGTCCACAGTACGGTCCAATTGGCATTGTTACGAAAAGAGGAGTTGTTTTCCATCATTCTCCTACCTATAAAGAATGCTACAATATAAATGGCATCTCCAACAAAGTAAGTTTGATCAAGGCATATGCAGGACTTGATTCATCTTTATTCCATGCCATTAAAGAGCTTGATTACGATGGAGTTGTAGTGGAAGCGTTAGGCCAAGGAAATCTTCCTCCTGCCTCGGTGGAGGGAATCAAGGCATTAATAGAGAAAAATATCCCTGTTGTGCTTGTGTCTCGATGCTTCAATGGAATCGCTCAGGATATTTATGGATATGAAGGCGGCGGGAAGGATCTAAGGGATCACGGAGTCATCTTTTCCAATGGACTCAACGGGCAAAAAGCAAGATTGAAGCTCTTAATTGCTTTATCACACACGAAGGATATTGAAGAAATACGAGATATATTTACTCACTAA
- the sleB gene encoding spore cortex-lytic enzyme: MKNGTISKKLFVCIAFCILTFPVAANTHSAKAFTNQVIQRGAVGDDVIELQARLQYIGYYKGKIDGVFGWGTYWALRNFQSEFGLPIDGLAGAEAKQKLVKASKYNKEFVKNQVNKGNKFTYYGGVDANKQTAGGKKAAPKGTASKNKPTAVNTPNGYSQNDIQLLANAVYGESRGEPYEGQVAVAAVILNRIDSPSFPNTVSGVIFEPGAFTAVADGQIWLTPNETSKKAVIDAINGWDPSGSALYYFNPATATSDWIWSRPQIKQIGKHIFCK; this comes from the coding sequence ATGAAAAATGGCACTATTTCAAAGAAACTATTCGTCTGCATAGCTTTTTGCATATTGACTTTCCCCGTCGCGGCCAATACCCATTCTGCAAAAGCTTTTACTAATCAGGTCATCCAAAGAGGCGCTGTAGGTGATGATGTGATTGAGCTGCAAGCCCGTTTGCAATACATAGGGTATTACAAAGGGAAAATTGATGGTGTGTTCGGATGGGGCACCTATTGGGCGTTAAGGAATTTCCAAAGCGAATTTGGCCTTCCCATCGATGGGTTAGCTGGAGCGGAAGCAAAGCAAAAATTAGTGAAAGCATCAAAATACAATAAGGAATTTGTGAAGAACCAGGTTAATAAAGGAAATAAGTTTACGTATTACGGCGGGGTGGATGCCAACAAGCAAACTGCCGGAGGGAAGAAGGCTGCACCAAAAGGAACGGCGTCTAAAAATAAGCCTACGGCAGTCAATACTCCAAATGGCTATTCGCAAAATGACATCCAATTGCTCGCCAACGCGGTTTATGGAGAATCAAGGGGTGAGCCCTATGAAGGACAGGTGGCTGTGGCTGCTGTCATTTTGAACCGTATAGACTCTCCGTCGTTCCCTAACACGGTCTCAGGGGTTATTTTTGAACCAGGGGCATTCACAGCTGTAGCCGATGGGCAAATATGGCTGACTCCCAATGAAACTTCGAAAAAAGCAGTAATAGATGCAATTAACGGATGGGATCCTTCTGGAAGTGCGCTCTACTATTTCAACCCTGCAACAGCGACAAGCGATTGGATTTGGTCAAGGCCGCAAATCAAACAAATAGGGAAACACATCTTCTGTAAATAG
- the prsW gene encoding glutamic-type intramembrane protease PrsW has translation MLMVLSAGIAPGLAILSYFYLKDQYESEPVLMVFKAFLYGAVLTFPIMFVQYVFSVENVFHFNWSKAFLSAALMEEFFKWFILIFTIYQHGDFNEPYDGIVYGASVSLGFATVENILYLFANGVEHALGRAVLPVSSHALFGVIMGFYLGKAKFSSQDKKKKWIFLSFFVPFLLHGLYDFIILTERSWIYYMIPFMLFLWWLGLRKVRQAKELTIEHHQRNGTAL, from the coding sequence ATGCTGATGGTTTTATCAGCTGGAATCGCGCCCGGTCTGGCAATTTTAAGTTATTTTTATTTGAAGGATCAATACGAATCCGAACCTGTTTTGATGGTCTTTAAGGCATTTTTATATGGGGCTGTCCTTACTTTCCCAATAATGTTCGTTCAATATGTTTTCAGTGTGGAAAACGTTTTTCATTTTAATTGGTCTAAGGCGTTTCTTTCAGCTGCATTGATGGAAGAATTTTTCAAATGGTTCATTTTGATTTTTACGATCTACCAGCATGGGGATTTTAATGAGCCCTATGATGGAATTGTTTACGGGGCAAGCGTTTCTTTGGGCTTTGCCACTGTTGAAAATATTTTATATTTGTTTGCGAATGGTGTAGAGCACGCGCTTGGAAGGGCGGTTCTTCCTGTCTCCAGCCATGCCCTTTTTGGGGTGATCATGGGATTTTATTTAGGAAAAGCTAAATTTTCTTCACAGGATAAAAAGAAAAAGTGGATTTTTCTATCCTTTTTTGTTCCTTTTCTACTTCATGGCTTATACGACTTTATCATTCTGACTGAGCGAAGCTGGATTTATTATATGATTCCATTCATGCTGTTTTTGTGGTGGCTGGGGCTTCGCAAAGTAAGGCAGGCAAAGGAACTGACAATAGAACATCATCAACGGAATGGGACCGCTCTTTAA